From the genome of Chania multitudinisentens RB-25, one region includes:
- a CDS encoding DeoR/GlpR family DNA-binding transcription regulator has translation MNLTELTGNPRHDQLIQLIAKRGYMNIDELAQLLTVSTQTVRRDIRKLSEQGLITRHHGGAGRASSVVNTAFEQRELSYTEEKIAIAEAIADYIPDRSTVFITIGTTVEHIARALMNHSHLRIITNSLRVAHILYKNTEFEVMVPGGTLRPHNGGIIGPSAVAFVAGFRADYLITSVGAIEANGDLLEFDVNESSVAKAMMAHSRHILLAADHTKFHASAAVEIGNTRQVTALFTDAPPPPSLGTLLQQQQVELVVTSTTAEQPTL, from the coding sequence ATGAATCTGACTGAACTTACCGGCAACCCGCGCCACGATCAGCTGATTCAGTTGATCGCCAAACGCGGCTATATGAACATTGATGAGTTGGCGCAGCTGCTGACCGTTTCAACCCAAACGGTACGGCGCGATATCCGCAAACTGAGCGAACAGGGGTTGATTACCCGCCATCACGGCGGCGCGGGGCGCGCTTCCAGCGTGGTCAACACTGCGTTTGAGCAGCGCGAACTCTCTTACACCGAAGAAAAAATCGCAATTGCGGAAGCAATTGCTGATTACATCCCCGATCGTTCCACGGTGTTTATCACCATCGGTACCACGGTTGAGCATATTGCCCGTGCGCTGATGAACCACAGCCACCTGCGGATTATCACCAACAGCCTGCGGGTGGCCCATATTCTGTATAAAAATACCGAGTTTGAAGTGATGGTGCCGGGTGGCACTCTGCGCCCGCACAACGGCGGTATTATCGGCCCCAGTGCGGTGGCTTTCGTCGCCGGGTTCCGTGCCGATTATCTGATCACCAGCGTAGGGGCAATTGAAGCGAATGGTGATTTGCTGGAGTTCGATGTCAATGAATCCAGCGTAGCGAAAGCGATGATGGCGCATTCGCGCCATATTCTGCTGGCGGCGGATCACACCAAATTCCACGCCTCTGCGGCGGTAGAAATTGGCAATACCCGCCAGGTTACGGCACTATTTACCGACGCGCCACCGCCCCCTTCGCTGGGGACGTTGCTGCAACAACAACAGGTAGAGTTAGTGGTGACTTCAACCACCGCCGAACAACCGACGCTTTAA